In the genome of Pelodiscus sinensis isolate JC-2024 chromosome 3, ASM4963464v1, whole genome shotgun sequence, one region contains:
- the FAM89A gene encoding protein FAM89A: MSAPGSGGAPGLPPLPKSLSGLLNSSSGGGGRWRDLERLYAQKSRIQDELSRGRASGGGRGSPRPPNLDAALALLRKEMVGLRQLDMSLLCQLYSLYESIQEYKGACQAVSNADCTYALENGFFDEEEEYI; encoded by the exons atgagcgCACCGGGGAGCGGCGGGGCACCGGGGCTGCCGCCGCTGCCCAAGAGCCTGAGCGGGCTGCTGAACTCCTCGTCGGGCGGCGGCGGGCGCTGGCGGGACCTGGAGCGGCTCTACGCGCAGAAATCCCGCATCCAGGACGAGCTGAGCCGGGGGCGGGCGAGCGGCGGCGGGCGAGGCTCCCCCCGGCCGCCCAACCTGGACGCGGCGCTGGCCCTGCTCCGCAAGGAGATG GTTGGCCTTCGGCAGTTGGATATGTCATTGCTATGTCAACTGTACTCTCTTTATGAATCAATTCAAGAATACAAAGGGGCATGCCAAGCTGTATCGAATGCAGACTGCACATATGCTttggaaaatggcttttttgaTGAAGAGGAGGAATATATCTAG